The following proteins are encoded in a genomic region of Ignavibacteriota bacterium:
- a CDS encoding PD-(D/E)XK nuclease family protein has translation MNVRFLSAGADVVTTVLDLIETSGADISDTMVVFPGMRPRYFLFKALAERHGSAFFPPNVTTSAGLIDVLYKHQCAQERRDLDPLDAAAILHELHAAQPQRLGGRAFESFAQYYPLGMRTFGELEELMAAGADGDTLRRAAASAPLQELSVLAALFRPFYAAVATRGCSTPAMRLREVDALANSLRPPAGRLIYVLPPWLSQRERRILLRLLQFDSTVLLVQDGPGVNPLWESLGVAAPPTTRAPEPRVTIAEAPDMHAQVFGLAASLRSTLDEGAAADESTVIVLPNAQALFPVMQHVLPLAGETAWNISLGYPLARTPVHAFLTLLFDVLLSMRDGRCGATEYVRFMLHPYVKNIRSEAEGDTARMLCHTIEETLIDRGVDTVSPLLIENDDEILSAAVRMQRAGIPGSDARALRALLVEIHTATIRAFEHAATLSDFAAAVVRVLEYIGNRSTARVHRDFRPFAEQVMDAMWRVSHSDAASLAHGGMEDCVTLYQHVIAGMVHHFPGTPVRGLQVLGLSETRALRFRRVFILDAQDDVLPGGPGVPSLIPPHVRDSLGMRTERTREDEIAHIMHHLLAGAERVYFFYSTASGASRSRYVERLLWEQQRKDKVTRSDPYIAAIAPAVTLTNGLPSAIGKSPETLAVLSSSSFHATGLDRYLRCQRRFYFTDILGLRERAEISDDVEAQDIGILVHEILDAYHAPHVGLRLGPEHCDENGIEAIAREQFRTMIGDVTGGRVLLHDRILRRMREYVSGYLRPLVKQHDMRITQIETRLEGRIAGFRITGKPDRIDDRDGRVMILDYKTGGNAKRRTVDIESVDPDDRASWATAIGSLQLPLYHIMYAAAHSIDVTIVHPMYLSLNGRTIDANSEEPYCTDPGLLGEAHERLVRVLERLIREIINPGLPLLPPHETGVEPKSVCPYCPYVSLCGTEWITR, from the coding sequence ATGAACGTTCGCTTTCTTTCAGCAGGCGCCGATGTGGTGACGACTGTGCTCGATCTGATCGAGACATCGGGTGCGGATATTTCGGATACAATGGTCGTTTTTCCAGGCATGCGGCCGCGCTATTTCCTCTTCAAAGCACTGGCAGAGCGGCATGGAAGCGCCTTCTTCCCGCCGAACGTCACTACCTCTGCGGGACTGATCGATGTTCTGTACAAACACCAGTGCGCGCAGGAGCGCCGCGATCTGGATCCGCTCGATGCCGCGGCTATCCTGCACGAACTTCATGCGGCGCAGCCGCAGCGACTGGGCGGGCGGGCGTTCGAGTCTTTCGCGCAGTATTACCCTCTCGGTATGCGCACTTTCGGAGAGCTCGAGGAGCTGATGGCCGCGGGCGCGGATGGTGACACGCTCCGACGCGCAGCCGCATCGGCGCCGTTGCAGGAGCTTTCGGTGCTCGCCGCGCTTTTCCGTCCCTTTTACGCTGCGGTCGCCACCCGCGGCTGTTCAACGCCGGCAATGCGTTTGCGCGAGGTGGATGCATTGGCGAACTCGCTGCGCCCCCCTGCGGGACGGTTGATCTATGTTTTACCGCCATGGCTGTCACAACGCGAAAGGAGAATTCTGCTGCGTCTCCTTCAATTCGATTCGACCGTGCTTCTTGTTCAAGACGGGCCGGGTGTCAATCCGCTCTGGGAATCACTCGGTGTGGCCGCTCCTCCCACGACCCGCGCGCCCGAGCCGCGCGTCACCATTGCCGAAGCTCCGGATATGCATGCCCAGGTATTCGGACTCGCGGCCAGTCTGCGTAGCACCCTCGACGAGGGAGCGGCTGCGGATGAATCGACCGTGATAGTGCTGCCTAATGCACAGGCCCTTTTCCCCGTCATGCAGCACGTCCTGCCCCTGGCAGGTGAAACAGCATGGAATATTTCGCTCGGATACCCGCTCGCCCGGACGCCGGTGCACGCCTTTCTGACGCTGCTCTTTGATGTGTTGTTATCGATGCGTGATGGACGCTGCGGCGCGACAGAGTATGTGCGCTTTATGTTGCACCCGTACGTGAAGAACATCCGCAGTGAGGCGGAGGGTGATACCGCGCGGATGCTGTGCCACACAATCGAGGAAACCCTGATCGATCGGGGAGTTGATACGGTTTCGCCCCTCCTGATTGAGAACGACGATGAGATACTTTCCGCCGCGGTACGAATGCAGCGGGCGGGAATTCCTGGCTCGGACGCGCGCGCACTCCGTGCCCTGCTCGTCGAAATACACACCGCAACAATTCGCGCATTTGAACACGCGGCAACCTTGTCCGATTTTGCCGCCGCCGTTGTGCGCGTTCTCGAATACATCGGCAACAGAAGCACCGCCCGCGTACATCGGGACTTCAGGCCCTTTGCGGAACAGGTCATGGACGCGATGTGGCGGGTGTCGCACAGCGATGCGGCATCCCTGGCGCATGGGGGAATGGAGGATTGTGTCACGCTGTATCAGCACGTGATTGCCGGCATGGTGCACCATTTCCCGGGAACGCCTGTGCGCGGCCTGCAGGTACTTGGCCTTTCCGAGACCCGGGCCCTGCGCTTCCGAAGAGTGTTCATCCTCGATGCGCAGGACGACGTTCTGCCGGGTGGCCCGGGCGTACCCTCCCTGATTCCACCGCACGTGCGCGACTCCCTTGGCATGCGGACCGAGAGGACGCGCGAGGACGAGATTGCTCACATCATGCACCATTTGCTCGCGGGCGCCGAACGAGTGTACTTTTTCTATTCGACCGCGTCCGGTGCCTCGAGAAGCCGCTATGTGGAACGACTGCTATGGGAGCAACAGCGCAAGGACAAGGTGACACGGAGCGACCCGTACATTGCGGCCATCGCGCCGGCGGTGACATTAACTAACGGGCTTCCGTCAGCAATTGGAAAATCTCCTGAGACACTCGCCGTTCTTTCCTCATCGTCGTTCCATGCGACCGGTCTCGATCGGTATCTGCGGTGTCAGCGCCGTTTCTACTTTACAGACATTCTGGGCCTGCGTGAGCGTGCCGAAATTTCCGACGATGTGGAAGCACAGGATATCGGAATCCTCGTCCACGAGATCCTCGATGCCTATCATGCACCGCATGTGGGGCTCCGACTCGGCCCGGAACACTGCGACGAAAATGGCATCGAGGCGATCGCGCGAGAACAATTCCGCACGATGATCGGTGATGTTACTGGCGGTCGCGTTCTGTTGCACGATCGTATCCTCCGGCGTATGCGCGAGTACGTGTCGGGCTATCTGCGTCCTCTGGTGAAACAACACGACATGCGGATCACACAAATCGAGACGCGCCTCGAGGGGCGTATTGCGGGTTTCCGTATCACGGGCAAACCCGATCGAATCGATGACCGGGATGGACGTGTCATGATACTCGACTATAAAACAGGCGGCAACGCGAAACGCCGGACTGTCGATATCGAGTCGGTCGATCCGGACGATCGTGCCTCGTGGGCGACAGCCATCGGCTCACTCCAGCTCCCCTTGTACCATATCATGTATGCAGCCGCCCACAGCATCGATGTGACAATTGTACACCCGATGTATCTGAGCTTGAACGGACGTACAATTGACGCGAACTCGGAGGAACCCTATTGCACCGACCCCGGACTTCTCGGTGAAGCACATGAACGATTGGTGCGTGTGCTGGAAAGACTGATCCGAGAAATTATCAACCCCGGATTACCCTTGCTGCCGCCGCATGAAACGGGTGTTGAACCCAAATCCGTGTGTCCGTATTGCCCCTATGTCTCACTGTGTGGAACGGAGTGGATTACACGCTGA
- a CDS encoding class I SAM-dependent methyltransferase — protein sequence MSDSWYVVAAMTQDNTHPLPPSAFYDAAASSYDTMTAFTERVPREAAILQPLVSRFRIRSAADMGCGTGIHVCALSSLGIKTTGYDISAEMLRRARSNAAVYTDAQFVLGDFLAPALLNSEPVDAVFCLGNSLPHLASSDELVQTFAQWREALNSGGRAIVQLLNYERILAIRDRIIAVRSDPGTTIVRFYDFTEPRLTFNILSVDTTTQPPRHMLHSTLLTPFTTSIIQEAAITAGFTSAGLFSTLALEQWDPRSRDLVVVLETR from the coding sequence GTGAGCGATTCTTGGTATGTTGTGGCAGCCATGACACAGGACAACACGCATCCGCTCCCACCATCCGCATTTTATGATGCGGCGGCTTCCTCCTACGACACGATGACCGCGTTCACGGAACGGGTGCCGAGAGAAGCGGCGATTCTACAACCGCTTGTGTCGCGCTTCAGGATCCGAAGCGCGGCGGATATGGGGTGCGGAACCGGAATCCATGTATGCGCCCTTTCATCACTCGGCATTAAAACAACGGGGTATGATATTTCGGCGGAAATGCTGCGGCGTGCGCGGAGCAACGCCGCCGTGTATACCGACGCCCAATTTGTGCTGGGGGATTTTCTCGCGCCCGCCCTGCTCAACTCGGAGCCCGTTGACGCCGTGTTTTGTCTCGGCAATTCCCTTCCCCACCTTGCATCATCAGACGAACTTGTGCAGACCTTCGCACAGTGGCGTGAGGCGCTCAACTCCGGTGGGCGTGCGATAGTCCAATTGCTCAATTACGAACGGATACTCGCAATCCGTGATCGAATCATCGCGGTGCGCTCTGATCCGGGGACAACCATCGTGCGATTCTACGATTTCACCGAACCGCGGCTCACGTTCAATATCCTGAGCGTAGATACCACCACGCAGCCGCCGCGGCACATGCTGCATTCTACGTTGCTGACTCCATTCACCACCTCGATCATTCAGGAAGCCGCCATCACGGCCGGTTTCACAAGCGCGGGCCTGTTTTCCACACTCGCGCTCGAACAGTGGGATCCCCGCAGCCGCGATCTGGTCGTTGTGCTCGAGACGAGGTGA
- a CDS encoding UvrD-helicase domain-containing protein, whose translation MPDLSKAYTLDFPSFTLVTASAGSGKTYQLAWRVAQYLLSGIPFEQVLAITFTRNAAREMKERVLRALKDVAIGDDEAMAEVALRLGPEAQGAQTRAAELLDAILERYGDLDISTIDSFMTRLFRASALEYGYDPAFEIVLQHDNLLDDAFERLERKLYAGSDEAAQLKRIADMIDRDRYVWDPLQQIRGEVGALHSALSSHVKPPVVEDGSAEIRASEAEVRASFERLHEAALATGLTLDRNFLSLSAKLREGGIAPLLERARREPNNVVNKGGVDKASYEARAGTLAPLCDALNAALEHAAVAGILHGRYPVVYAAHRLQEELDEVKRRSGRLLLDDIGRMLIRRLEEGAIPEIYFRLGERLLHFLIDEFQDTSPIQWGVLEPLLAEALSVQGSLFIVGDTKQSIYGFRGADWRIMRGLTARTFPSASFHEVTLPVNYRSGGEILRYNEQTFTSTVPAHGEEKECRASGLDRSAQEAKPGRENDGYVETRFIPRAQENADREAVIDIVRDCLERGYTCRDIAILTPANDSVITASGWLKDAGYPVLSHSSLDARNRTVVREMLALLRFLDAPVDDLAFATVLLGRVFVARSQEYGVDNSIIERCILEARRTSRPVYKIFQSELPALWADLFEPLFSVVGYAPLYDLLCDACRTLAVFRLHPDEEAAISAMLEAAVQLEQRGGNSVRDFLVSANDERESSLWSMQPPAAADAVTLMTIHKAKGLDFPVVIVLLYGKSHSTFGPFLQETEEGVRVLALTKARLGFAPHFASLYNETVFRGTVDALNRLYVALTRAEQEMYVLGVYGTAKSPDQVDPPVAWLPQREGDPSRPKPPVRRARKDSHPPAQTEHHHLPVPRVFDGVTLRNYGAEHRGTVLHAVLEQIELLPDDLPRMIDTALAKIGFVDTPALTRDSLRTTLTDFFAVASVRALFVSDPRIRVFCEQECVLATGALQRIDRLHVTDKSVLVIDYKTGGDEHEQQYVLQVRGYMAAMAEIFPGRGIEGAIVYIDRCRVVRVTL comes from the coding sequence ATGCCTGACTTGAGCAAGGCATACACATTGGATTTTCCTTCGTTCACGCTGGTGACCGCCTCGGCGGGCTCGGGCAAGACCTATCAGCTCGCCTGGCGCGTGGCGCAGTACCTGCTCTCGGGCATCCCCTTTGAGCAGGTGCTGGCGATCACTTTCACACGGAACGCAGCGAGGGAGATGAAGGAACGAGTGTTGCGCGCCCTGAAGGATGTTGCGATCGGCGATGACGAGGCAATGGCCGAGGTGGCGTTGCGGTTGGGTCCGGAAGCACAAGGAGCCCAGACACGCGCGGCGGAACTCCTCGACGCAATATTGGAACGGTACGGCGATCTCGACATCAGCACCATCGACAGTTTTATGACGCGGCTCTTCCGCGCCTCCGCCCTCGAGTACGGCTATGATCCGGCCTTCGAGATTGTCCTCCAGCACGACAATCTTCTCGACGACGCCTTCGAGCGTCTCGAACGGAAACTGTACGCTGGTTCAGATGAAGCCGCGCAGTTGAAACGAATTGCGGACATGATCGATCGCGACAGGTATGTGTGGGATCCGCTGCAACAAATTCGTGGTGAAGTGGGCGCACTGCACAGCGCGCTGTCTTCTCATGTAAAGCCGCCGGTGGTGGAGGACGGGAGTGCGGAAATTCGTGCGAGTGAAGCAGAGGTGCGCGCGTCGTTCGAACGGTTGCATGAGGCGGCCCTCGCGACGGGGCTTACCCTCGACCGAAATTTTCTCTCGCTCTCTGCCAAGCTGCGCGAAGGCGGCATCGCCCCGCTTCTGGAACGCGCGCGTAGGGAACCGAACAACGTCGTCAACAAGGGCGGCGTCGACAAGGCCTCCTACGAAGCCCGTGCCGGCACGCTTGCGCCGCTGTGCGACGCGCTGAACGCGGCACTGGAACATGCGGCCGTCGCAGGCATACTCCATGGCAGGTACCCCGTGGTGTACGCGGCGCACCGACTTCAAGAAGAACTCGACGAAGTGAAGCGGCGAAGTGGGCGTCTGCTCCTCGATGACATCGGGCGAATGCTCATCCGCCGCCTCGAAGAGGGTGCGATTCCCGAAATCTACTTCCGCCTCGGTGAACGCCTTCTGCATTTTCTCATCGACGAGTTTCAGGACACATCTCCGATTCAATGGGGCGTGCTCGAGCCGCTGCTCGCGGAGGCACTGTCGGTGCAGGGCAGTCTCTTCATAGTCGGAGACACGAAGCAGTCCATCTACGGGTTCCGAGGCGCGGATTGGCGCATCATGCGTGGACTCACCGCGCGCACCTTCCCGTCCGCGTCGTTTCACGAAGTCACACTTCCCGTCAATTATCGCAGCGGCGGTGAAATTCTTCGCTACAACGAGCAGACGTTCACATCCACGGTGCCTGCGCACGGTGAGGAAAAGGAGTGCCGCGCCAGTGGGCTCGACCGCAGCGCGCAAGAGGCAAAGCCGGGAAGAGAGAACGACGGCTATGTGGAAACCCGCTTCATTCCACGTGCGCAGGAAAACGCGGACCGCGAGGCAGTGATCGACATCGTGCGCGACTGTCTCGAACGTGGATACACGTGCCGCGACATCGCCATACTCACTCCCGCCAACGACAGCGTGATCACGGCCAGCGGCTGGCTCAAGGACGCAGGGTATCCCGTCCTGTCGCACAGCAGTCTCGATGCGCGCAATCGCACCGTCGTGCGCGAGATGTTAGCACTGCTCCGCTTCCTCGACGCGCCTGTCGACGATCTCGCCTTCGCAACAGTGCTGCTCGGACGTGTTTTTGTAGCCCGTTCCCAAGAATACGGCGTCGACAACTCCATCATCGAACGGTGCATCCTCGAGGCGCGACGCACATCGCGCCCGGTATACAAGATCTTCCAGAGCGAGCTTCCGGCACTGTGGGCCGATCTCTTTGAACCGCTCTTTTCCGTGGTTGGATACGCGCCGCTGTACGATCTGCTCTGCGATGCCTGCCGCACACTGGCCGTCTTTCGTCTGCATCCGGACGAGGAAGCCGCCATTTCGGCCATGCTGGAAGCGGCTGTGCAACTCGAGCAGCGAGGCGGAAACAGCGTCCGCGATTTCCTTGTCTCGGCCAATGACGAGCGCGAATCGTCGCTCTGGTCAATGCAGCCGCCCGCGGCGGCCGATGCCGTAACGCTCATGACCATACACAAGGCGAAGGGCCTTGATTTCCCCGTGGTCATCGTGCTGCTCTACGGAAAATCACACAGTACTTTCGGACCGTTTTTACAGGAGACGGAAGAAGGCGTCCGTGTGCTGGCGTTGACTAAGGCGCGGCTCGGATTTGCGCCACACTTCGCATCCCTCTACAACGAAACGGTCTTCCGCGGCACTGTCGATGCGCTGAACCGTCTCTACGTTGCCCTCACACGCGCCGAGCAGGAAATGTACGTGTTGGGTGTATACGGCACCGCAAAATCCCCCGATCAGGTCGATCCGCCTGTGGCGTGGCTGCCCCAAAGAGAAGGTGATCCCTCGCGCCCGAAACCGCCAGTGCGCCGCGCAAGGAAGGATTCACACCCCCCCGCTCAGACGGAACACCATCACCTGCCCGTGCCGCGCGTATTCGACGGAGTGACACTACGCAATTACGGCGCCGAGCACCGCGGGACGGTACTGCACGCGGTGTTGGAACAGATCGAGCTTCTCCCGGACGACCTGCCGCGCATGATCGACACCGCGCTTGCAAAGATCGGCTTTGTGGACACTCCCGCCCTGACACGGGATTCACTCAGGACCACCCTCACGGATTTTTTCGCCGTTGCCTCCGTCCGGGCACTGTTTGTGTCCGACCCGCGCATCCGCGTTTTTTGCGAACAGGAATGTGTGCTCGCGACAGGAGCGCTGCAGCGCATCGACCGCTTGCATGTGACCGACAAAAGCGTGCTGGTCATCGATTATAAAACCGGGGGTGATGAGCACGAGCAGCAATACGTCCTCCAGGTCCGCGGCTACATGGCCGCGATGGCGGAAATCTTTCCCGGCCGCGGAATCGAGGGCGCGATTGTGTATATCGACCGATGCCGCGTCGTGAGAGTGACTCTATGA
- a CDS encoding saccharopine dehydrogenase NADP-binding domain-containing protein, protein MDIIVLGCGLVGSAIVRDLALEPSFNVTAVDVSEAALTRVAGIDGVARLQEDLSSPDRVRDLVAAHDLVIGAVPGFMGYRTVEAAIAAGKNVVDISFFPEDALTLDSAAQSQGVTAIVDCGVAPGCGNILFGHVHTLLNRTDRFLCYVGGLPVTRRKPYEYTAVFSPVDVIEEYTRPARYVENGRLVTREALSDIELLEFDGIGTLEAFNSDGLRTLAVTMNAPDMKEKTLRYPGHADLMRVLRETGFFRTDPITVRGVSLRPLDVTAALLFPKWTLPEGEHDFTVMRVVIEGQREGEILRYTYDLLDRYDPATGTTSMARTTGYTCSVAARLVADGVITRKGIVPPEYIGADAAAYGALMAGLQERNVVFRETIESCGRSAN, encoded by the coding sequence ATGGATATCATCGTCCTCGGTTGCGGCCTTGTCGGCTCGGCCATCGTTCGTGATCTTGCACTTGAACCCTCTTTCAATGTGACTGCCGTTGATGTATCCGAAGCGGCCCTGACCCGCGTCGCCGGTATCGACGGGGTGGCGCGGCTACAGGAGGATCTCAGCTCCCCCGATCGCGTACGTGATCTTGTCGCTGCTCACGATCTCGTGATTGGCGCCGTGCCGGGTTTCATGGGATATCGCACCGTCGAAGCGGCGATAGCCGCGGGTAAAAACGTGGTCGACATCAGCTTTTTTCCTGAGGATGCACTGACGCTCGATTCAGCCGCCCAGTCGCAGGGTGTGACCGCGATTGTTGATTGCGGTGTTGCTCCCGGCTGCGGTAATATCCTCTTCGGGCATGTCCATACCTTGCTCAACCGGACGGACCGATTCCTGTGTTATGTCGGAGGACTCCCGGTGACACGAAGAAAGCCGTACGAATACACCGCGGTCTTCTCGCCGGTCGATGTCATTGAGGAATACACCCGTCCCGCGCGTTATGTGGAGAACGGCAGGCTGGTTACGCGCGAAGCGCTCAGTGACATCGAGCTGCTGGAATTCGACGGCATAGGCACATTGGAGGCGTTTAATTCCGACGGCCTCCGCACACTGGCAGTCACGATGAACGCGCCGGACATGAAGGAAAAAACACTCAGATATCCGGGTCATGCGGATCTCATGCGAGTGCTTCGCGAGACGGGATTCTTCCGTACCGACCCAATCACCGTCCGCGGCGTCTCGCTTCGTCCGCTCGATGTTACCGCCGCGCTGCTGTTTCCGAAATGGACCCTGCCGGAAGGCGAACACGATTTCACCGTGATGCGGGTCGTCATCGAAGGACAGCGTGAAGGGGAGATCCTGAGGTACACATACGACCTGCTCGACCGTTACGATCCGGCGACAGGCACCACATCGATGGCGCGTACAACGGGATACACGTGTTCGGTCGCGGCACGCCTGGTCGCCGATGGCGTGATTACGCGTAAAGGAATCGTGCCACCTGAATATATCGGTGCAGACGCGGCCGCGTACGGCGCGCTGATGGCGGGACTACAAGAACGGAACGTTGTGTTTCGCGAAACGATCGAAAGTTGCGGGCGGTCCGCAAACTGA
- a CDS encoding sodium:solute symporter family protein produces MNIYIIFLLAYLLILTAYNFWHSRKTMSRDEYMVAGRNLSLTQMVFTLICTWIGSGTFIAGAEYASYAGWSAMWQPAGAFVGIAIIYFVAGRIRTFGQYTIGDILEVRYGKWARLFGAIALIIAFTTIVAYQFRAGGYILNVLTDGGVSLAMGQTITALFVITFVAIGGMIAIAHTDLPNGIIIVLACLIAVPFVIAAAGGWGHIQEVLPPGNFEVFSPDFGKYPALKGFAYFLSTLLLLMGIQSMYQKFYAAKSPREATRAVAIWIVGTIVVETVVICIAVYASSYNVEHGMQWDGRSLVLNAARHMVPVWAGILLLGAACAVVLSTGMNYLLSSSSNVMRDIYQRFISPNADESKMVALQKVFVVLMGIVAFLMIFIPTALELPISILQYSYFAYTIYGVAITPALFAALTWKRATKQGGLASIVGGTLAVVLFEIVLPRIAPGIMLAASTAKGGEIFGSDPWGIPSIYPALFISIAALVIVSLMTPKPRKEDLEKLFPGS; encoded by the coding sequence ATGAACATCTACATCATTTTTCTCCTCGCGTATCTGCTGATTCTCACTGCCTACAATTTCTGGCACTCTCGCAAAACGATGTCGCGCGACGAGTACATGGTGGCGGGACGCAACCTCTCCCTGACGCAGATGGTGTTTACGCTCATCTGCACATGGATCGGATCGGGGACGTTTATTGCCGGTGCGGAGTATGCCTCGTATGCGGGATGGAGCGCAATGTGGCAGCCCGCGGGCGCGTTTGTGGGAATTGCGATCATCTACTTTGTTGCCGGCCGCATCCGCACTTTCGGGCAATACACCATCGGCGACATTCTCGAGGTGCGCTATGGGAAATGGGCGCGGCTCTTCGGAGCGATCGCGCTCATCATCGCGTTTACTACCATTGTCGCGTATCAATTCCGCGCGGGCGGATACATCCTGAACGTCCTCACGGACGGTGGTGTGAGTCTGGCGATGGGCCAGACGATCACCGCGCTGTTTGTGATCACCTTCGTGGCAATCGGCGGAATGATCGCCATTGCACACACGGATCTACCAAACGGTATAATCATCGTCCTCGCCTGCCTCATCGCAGTGCCCTTTGTGATCGCGGCCGCTGGCGGATGGGGACACATACAGGAAGTACTGCCTCCCGGAAATTTTGAAGTGTTTTCGCCGGACTTCGGAAAGTATCCCGCACTGAAGGGATTCGCCTATTTCCTCTCGACGCTGCTGCTGTTGATGGGCATTCAGTCGATGTACCAGAAATTTTACGCGGCCAAATCCCCGCGCGAGGCGACGCGTGCCGTCGCCATCTGGATCGTCGGTACCATCGTGGTCGAGACCGTGGTTATCTGCATCGCTGTCTACGCCTCCTCGTACAATGTGGAACACGGGATGCAGTGGGACGGACGGTCGCTGGTTCTGAACGCCGCCCGCCACATGGTGCCTGTCTGGGCGGGTATTCTGCTTCTCGGCGCCGCCTGTGCCGTGGTGCTGTCGACCGGCATGAACTACCTTCTCTCGTCCAGTTCCAACGTGATGCGCGACATTTACCAGCGCTTTATCAGCCCGAATGCCGACGAGTCGAAGATGGTCGCACTGCAAAAGGTATTCGTGGTGCTGATGGGCATCGTGGCGTTCCTCATGATCTTCATTCCGACGGCTCTCGAACTGCCTATTTCGATCCTGCAGTACAGCTACTTTGCATACACGATTTATGGTGTCGCCATCACGCCGGCGCTGTTTGCGGCGTTGACATGGAAGCGCGCGACGAAACAGGGCGGCCTCGCCTCGATCGTCGGCGGCACGCTGGCGGTGGTGCTTTTCGAGATCGTGCTCCCGCGCATCGCGCCGGGAATCATGCTTGCCGCATCCACCGCAAAGGGTGGCGAAATTTTTGGCAGCGATCCGTGGGGCATACCCAGCATTTACCCGGCCCTCTTCATTTCCATCGCAGCTCTTGTGATTGTGAGTCTCATGACCCCGAAACCCAGGAAAGAGGATCTGGAGAAGTTGTTCCCCGGCTCCTAA